In Vicinamibacteria bacterium, a genomic segment contains:
- a CDS encoding TIM-barrel domain-containing protein, giving the protein MSRRWTRRSALATLGAAGAGLVLSRAIRGQDAPIVIGGREVEIVVTSIGPSTVRITVHPLVDGRGTEVPDDGALVEFAESDTPTRRRERGTFGTTAGELRVRFSEEPPALHIETASGRVVQRLTMDRSADDVSFLLPQGRLLGMGEGGPQFDRKGSVDEMRNGQRGYHLRTHGGRVPIQWLVGTDGWGLYIHQPLGRFDFTGSEGRMLVDSSGEVAPLDIFVISSDNPAVILGEYARITGYAEMPARWTFGYQQSHRTLQGPDEIRWVARTLRDKSLPCDALIYLGTQFTPSGWNTRNGEFTFHPTNFPDPKNQIDELHELDFKVVLHIVIEGRSLAGTVADACTRPEPSGRDAEDRWPEERHVGCYWQYHESLMEIGVDGFWPDQGDGYDAPSRLNRIRMYWEGMQKVRPNERPYALHRNGYAGMQRYGAFLWSGDVYSTWETLRTHVPVAINAALSGIPFWGFDIGGFVPTAEYTGELHVRWFQLGAFSTLFRAHGRT; this is encoded by the coding sequence ATGTCCCGGCGATGGACGCGTAGAAGCGCACTGGCCACGCTCGGCGCCGCGGGTGCCGGGCTCGTCCTCTCGCGAGCCATTCGGGGTCAAGACGCTCCCATCGTCATCGGTGGACGCGAGGTCGAGATCGTGGTCACATCGATCGGCCCGTCGACCGTGCGCATCACGGTGCACCCTCTCGTCGACGGCCGCGGAACCGAGGTGCCCGACGACGGTGCTCTCGTCGAATTCGCAGAGAGCGATACGCCGACGCGTCGCCGAGAGCGCGGAACGTTCGGGACCACCGCCGGCGAGCTTCGCGTTCGCTTCTCCGAGGAACCCCCGGCGCTTCACATCGAGACCGCGTCGGGACGCGTCGTGCAACGGCTCACGATGGACCGGTCCGCCGACGACGTCTCTTTCCTCCTCCCCCAAGGTCGGCTCCTCGGCATGGGCGAAGGCGGACCGCAGTTCGATCGCAAGGGCTCGGTCGATGAGATGCGAAACGGCCAGCGGGGATACCACCTTCGTACGCACGGCGGACGGGTGCCCATCCAGTGGCTCGTCGGGACGGACGGATGGGGTTTGTACATCCATCAGCCTCTCGGCAGGTTCGACTTCACCGGAAGCGAAGGCCGCATGCTCGTCGACTCCTCCGGTGAGGTGGCGCCGCTCGATATCTTCGTCATTTCATCGGACAACCCGGCGGTAATCCTGGGAGAATACGCGCGGATCACGGGCTACGCCGAGATGCCCGCTCGCTGGACGTTCGGCTACCAGCAGTCCCACCGTACGCTCCAGGGGCCCGACGAGATCCGCTGGGTGGCGAGGACGCTTCGTGATAAGTCGCTCCCTTGTGATGCGCTCATCTACTTGGGGACACAGTTCACCCCTTCGGGGTGGAACACGCGCAACGGAGAGTTCACCTTTCATCCGACGAATTTTCCCGATCCGAAGAACCAGATCGATGAGCTCCATGAGCTCGATTTCAAAGTCGTCCTGCATATCGTCATCGAAGGCAGGAGTCTCGCGGGCACGGTGGCGGACGCCTGCACCAGGCCCGAGCCGAGCGGTCGTGATGCCGAGGACCGATGGCCCGAAGAGCGCCACGTCGGCTGTTACTGGCAGTACCACGAGTCGCTGATGGAAATCGGAGTCGACGGTTTCTGGCCCGACCAGGGCGACGGCTACGACGCGCCGTCGCGGCTCAACCGAATCCGAATGTACTGGGAAGGCATGCAGAAGGTTCGCCCGAACGAGCGTCCTTATGCGCTTCATCGAAACGGCTACGCCGGGATGCAACGCTACGGAGCCTTCCTCTGGTCGGGCGATGTCTACTCGACCTGGGAGACTCTCAGAACCCACGTGCCCGTCGCGATCAATGCCGCGCTCTCCGGCATTCCGTTTTGGGGTTTCGACATCGGCGGCTTCGTTCCCACGGCCGAGTACACCGGCGAGCTCCACGTCCGCTGGTTTCAGCTCGGCGCGTTCTCGACGCTCTTCCGCGCTCACGGCCGTAC